The DNA sequence TCATTGCTTCTGCCTTTATTTTAAAAACAGGCAAGCAGTCAGATGAAAATATTGAAGCCGCAGCACAAAAGATGCAGGAAATGAAAGGGAAGAAAAGCTCAGTTGCTTCTGCATTCACAGCAACAGAAGGCAAGCTTCCTGAAAATGTGAGCAAAATTGTCTTTGCCTGTGATGCCGGAATGGGCTCAAGCGCCATGGGGGCTTCACTTCTCCGCAAAAAAGTGAAGGCTGCCGGCCTTAATGATGTGAATGTAACCAATACGGCAATTAGCAATATTCCTGCTGACGCACAGGTAGTCATTACACAGGAAGAACTGACGCCAAGGGCAAAAAATAAAATCCCTGAAGCCTATCATGTGTCAGTGGATAATTTCCTTTCAAGCCCTGAATACGATAATCTGATCAGCAAGCTGAAAGGAACTGCAGAAGAAGAACTGATTGACATCGCTGAAGATGCGGAAGCTGAAGCGATGGGGGAATCGCCTGCAGAAGAACGCAAGGAATCGCCTGCAGCGGAAGCACAGGAAAACAATGATCTGCTGCTGGAAAAATACGTATTCCTGAACCAGAAATTCAATCATAAAGATGAAGCCATCCGTTTTGCCGGAAGAGCGCTTGTCGATGGCGGATATGTCCGTGAAAATTATATTGAAGCCATGATTGAGCGGGATGAAATGACTTCAACTTATATGGGCAATGATGTTGCCATCCCTCACGGCACAGAAGCGGCTAAGCAGGAAGTCATCAAATCCGGGTTCACTGTCATCCAGGTTCCGGAGGGAGTAGACTTTAACGGTGAAAAAGTACGATTGATCTTCGGTATTGCCGGTAAAGATGGCACCCATCTTGAAATATTGTCTTCCATTGCCGTCACTTGCTCGGAGATGGAAAACATCGAAAAAATGGTCCAGGCGAAAACAGCCAAAGAGTTAATGGATATCCTTAACGGGTAAGGACCGGTAAGACATGCAGAAAGGCACAGCTTGTGCCTTTTTGCGCTTTTGTTTTTTGGCGGAAAAGAATCTGTCTGCAGATAGGGCTGATAAAGATGTTTATTACCTCAAGGGAGAAAAGCATCATAGAACTGATCATAAAGACGGCCGGCAAGCATACGGCCCTGACCCTTGCTTCTTACTTAAACGTGAGTGCCAGGACTGTCCACCGGGACCTTGCATCTGTTGCAAAGGTTCTTCGGCAATTCGGGCTTGAGCTTGGGCGGACGCCTGATGAAGGCCTCGTGATTTCCGGGCGGAATGAGGATGTTTTCCGGCTTGTTCAGACAATGGCGGAAACCATTCCGACAGACCAGACTCCCCAGGAAAGGAAGCTGCTGATTCTGTTGGAGCTCCTTAAGGGGGAACCCTTTAAACTTCAGCCGGCAGCAAAGGAAGTCGGCATCAGTGTGACGACCTATACTGCATACCTCGATGAATTGGCTGGCTGGCTTGAAAGCTACCGGCTCTCTGTCAGAAGGAAAAGAGGGGTAGGGGTAGAGCTGTCCGGCAAAGAATCTGATATAAGGAAGGCGCTGGCCGACTATTATTTAATCTATTTTAATGAAGAGCTCATAGAAAGCCTGTTCCTCCTTGATGCAGGAAGCTGGAACAAGCCCAGGGTGCTCTACTATTTCCGGTCAAAGTTCCTTTACGCAGCCGACCGCCTTGCCGGCAGAAGAATCAATAAGGGGCAGTCAAGATTGGCTGACAGCGACTATATCGGCATCCTGGTCCATTTATGCATCTCGCTACAAAGAACAGAAGGCGGCTTTTGCATTGAGGATGACCTCATCGAACCTCCGGACATCAAGGAAGAGGCAAATCTGATTGCCAGCCTGGGCAATGAGCTCGCGGATGAATTTTCCGTCAGCCTTGCTGAACAGGATATTCGTTTTCTTGCTATCGTACTGAAAGGATCCAAATTGCAGGCACCTGATTCCGTCCACTATGACAGTGTGATGATCGGGCAGTCTGTCAAAAATATCATCCAGCATGTGTCTGCCCAGCTGAATGCAGATTTAACAGGAGACTTCTCCCTATTTCAGGGCCTGCTCGCCCATATGGAAACATCTATATTCAGGATCAGGCAGAATATGGGGATGCATAATCCACTGACAGAAGACATCAAGAAGAAATATCCAGCCCTTTTTCTCGCCGTTAAAAACAGCCTTGAACAGGAGTTCCGTGATATATCTTTTCCCGATGATGAGGCAGCATTCATTGCCCTCCACTTCGGATCTGTCCTGCTGCTCAGGGAAGAACAGCTTTCAGTCCATGCACTCATCATCTGCCCGACAGGGATTGGAACCTCCAAAATGCTGGCCAGCAGGATCAAAAAAGAATTGCCGGAAATCCGGTCCGTCGAAATTTCCTCTATCAAGGAAATACAGCAAACAGATCTGAACAGCTACGATATCATTTTTTCAACAGTCAGATTGCCTTACACAGATTTGGAGTACATCCTCGTCAATCCGCTTCTGGAAGAGGAGGATATACTGGCAGCAAAGGGCTTTCTGCAAAAACACATAGGTGAGCTGGCAGCCAGCCGCACCTTTTCGCCCGAAAGCAGTTATCCCAAGCAAAAAGAACGGAGCATCGGTCTAGGGCAAATGCTGTCTGACCTTGGTGATGTTCAAAACAGTATCAAAGAAATCCTCCGCAATTTCAGGTTTTACTTTTTTCCTGAAGCAGCTGACCATGAGGAAGTGGTTTCCCAAATGGTACATAGTGCAAAAGAACAGGGAAGCCTTTCCGAAAGCAGTAAGGTCATCACCCGTTTAAGGGAACGGGAGAAATTGGGCGGGCTGGGCATACCGAAAACAGGGCTGGCTCTTTTCCATTGCCGCCATGAAGCAGTAAAAGAGCTGATTTTCCAAGTGTCACGGCTCGGCCGCGCAGTCCAGCTGAAAGGGATGGATGGCAGGATGATGGAGGCGGATAATCTGCTCCTTATGCTTGCGCCTGAAAGCTTAAGCCCAAGACAGCAGGAAATCGTCAGCCTGATCAGCACCAGCCTGATTGAAAATGATGAAGCGATGCTGATATTTTCTTCAGGCAGTGAGGAAGCTATAAAGAAGAGACTGGAAGAAATTTTTCTCGACTATATCCAAAACCAATTGATAAAGGGA is a window from the Bacillus infantis NRRL B-14911 genome containing:
- a CDS encoding BglG family transcription antiterminator; this translates as MFITSREKSIIELIIKTAGKHTALTLASYLNVSARTVHRDLASVAKVLRQFGLELGRTPDEGLVISGRNEDVFRLVQTMAETIPTDQTPQERKLLILLELLKGEPFKLQPAAKEVGISVTTYTAYLDELAGWLESYRLSVRRKRGVGVELSGKESDIRKALADYYLIYFNEELIESLFLLDAGSWNKPRVLYYFRSKFLYAADRLAGRRINKGQSRLADSDYIGILVHLCISLQRTEGGFCIEDDLIEPPDIKEEANLIASLGNELADEFSVSLAEQDIRFLAIVLKGSKLQAPDSVHYDSVMIGQSVKNIIQHVSAQLNADLTGDFSLFQGLLAHMETSIFRIRQNMGMHNPLTEDIKKKYPALFLAVKNSLEQEFRDISFPDDEAAFIALHFGSVLLLREEQLSVHALIICPTGIGTSKMLASRIKKELPEIRSVEISSIKEIQQTDLNSYDIIFSTVRLPYTDLEYILVNPLLEEEDILAAKGFLQKHIGELAASRTFSPESSYPKQKERSIGLGQMLSDLGDVQNSIKEILRNFRFYFFPEAADHEEVVSQMVHSAKEQGSLSESSKVITRLREREKLGGLGIPKTGLALFHCRHEAVKELIFQVSRLGRAVQLKGMDGRMMEADNLLLMLAPESLSPRQQEIVSLISTSLIENDEAMLIFSSGSEEAIKKRLEEIFLDYIQNQLIKG